Below is a window of Phycisphaerae bacterium DNA.
CTGACTCGACAGAGTTTCAACGCTGGAGCCTCCGGACCACGTATTCATGGCATCCACTCCGAGAGAATTAGGATGTGAGCTTGACGAACCGAACGTTTCCGAACACTTGCAACGGCCAATATACCGATCCGCGCCAGATCATTCCAGCATTTAACGCGCAAACCGGGATAGGCTCTCCTAAATAAATAGACGTGCGTCTTGCAAAAACGGCGACTCAGCGAATCATTGCAGCCGACCTAGCGCTTGATAGGGCGCCGACCCCGAACCACATTCCCTCGAAATTTCGCCCGACCCGCCATGCCCAGCCAACCGGACACTCCCTTCGATCTCAACCGCATTTACGCTAACCTACCCGCAAGGAGGCAGTCATGAAACGGGCCATTATCCTGACGCATCTCGTTCTCTTTTGCGTTCAAGCCGCCGCACATTCCGCGGAAACCCTCTTTGTTGCCCGGCCCGGGCGAATCGATCGGCTCGTCGACCTCAATGGAGACGGCGACTTCCTGGACTTCGCCGAGATTACAAACTACGCCGACAGCCTGCCGCAGTCTCTCGGCGCACTCTTGCACACCGACGAGGCGTTGTATGTGATTGCGGGGCAGCCGGCCCGAATCCTTGCCATCAAAGATCTCAACGCCGACGGCGATGCACTGGACTTCGCGGAAGTGCAGACCTTCGCCGTTCTGCCCGATTTTTCGAGCCTGCCGCGCGGACTGGCGCGGATGCCCGACGGAGCACTGCTCACCGCCCGCGAGTTCGACGGTACACTGTTTCGCATTCACGACGACAACGCCGACGGCGACGCACTGGACCTGAATGAAGTAACCGCGGTTGCATCCGGGCTGACTTCACCGAAGGCCATTGCGGTCCGTCCCGACGGAATCCTACTCATCCTGCAGGACTCCGCCGCCACCCCAATGCGAATCCTCCACGACAGAAACGGCGATGGCGATTACTTCGACTTCGCCGAGAACCTGCCATACGCCGAGAACATCGCAGGCTGCAACGATCTCTCAATCGCCGCAGTCGATGTCGCATTCCTGACACGAACCACCCAGGGTGAATTGCTGAAAATCATCGATCACACGCGAGACGACGATGCCCTGGATTTCAACGAAGTGCAGCTATACGCCACCGCCTTGACATCACCAACGCTGATCGCGATTGACGACCAAGCTCTGATTGTCGCCTCCGCCGCGCCGGCTGGCACACTCCTGGCGGTCCGGGATATCAACGGCGACGGAGATGCTCTCGACTACGCGGAAGTCATCGAGATCGCGAACGGTCTCACCGCTGTCGCTGGCATCGCAATACCGGCCACACAATACACCACGCCCTGTATTCCAGGCGACTACAACAACGACGGCAGCCTCACAACAGATGACATCGTGCCCTTCGTCCGCGTGCTCATCGGACTGGACGCTCCACCCGAACACTGCCGCGCGGACTTGAACGACGACAGCCGCATCGATGCGCGCGACATCCCCGCCTTCGTAAACGCACTGCTCAATTCCTAATGCGAATGATAGCGATCCACTTTCAGACGCCAGGCGACGCAACACACCACTTTTCAGCCTGAAAAGCCCGGCCATTCTCGGAACCTGAGGTTTCTTCCCATCCGCGCCGTCCGAATCCTGCACAACGATATCGCCGATACGAGATGCAATGGCGGCCACAATCCAGAACGACTCTGTTCACCCGACCGGCGACAGTACTGATCAGAACAACGCGCCGGTCGCTTCCCGCGACTCGGCATTAACACAAGCCGAGAATCAATACGATCGCCCTCAGGACGACGCAATCATTCAGAGGACAGCCATTCGCGGGCAACGCGAGGCAATCGCCCGATACCGTCAATCGCTGACCCACGCGCTCGGCCGGGATGTCTCACTGGATGAAGCCGCGAAGATGTGGATTCCCGCGTTTGCCGCACAGTGGCGCGAAGAATTCGAAGCAGCAATCGCATTCGCCAGGGCACCCATCTCGTTCCCGCCGTTGTTGGATCTCGCTGCCACGACCGACCAGTAGTCTGTCATGGCCTGCCGACCCAACCCGGGCTCGTCACGTCAGATTTTGTGAAGGATTCGCCGCACTCGAACAGCGCAGCGCGGCTCATCGGAAGTACAGACCGACTCAGGCGGCCGGCGAGCCGCTCGCCACGCCCGACGGCTCAACCGAGGCGACTGACTTCGATCGCCAGGTCGGTAAATAGACCGACGCAAGCGTCGCCGCCAGCAACAGAAAGTTCCGCCCGATTGTCAGCCAGCCCGCCTGTCCGCTGTCCTTACCCGTACATCCGCAACTGATTTTAAGATTGCGAACGATGGCCGCGTCATAAACGGCATAGACGAAAAATATGAGCAGACCGCCAATTACAATGGCCCCACCCCGACGGGTCAGCGGCACGATCAATGCGATCGCCGCCGCCGCTTCGATCCACGGAATCAGGATGGCGGGAATGTGAATGAAGCGTTCTTCCAACCACGCCAGCTTGTAGTTCTTGATCTCGACCGCAAATTGCCGAACGTCCGTGATCTTAAAGTATGCCGCGTAAAGAAAATATCCCCCGACGATCAACGCGCATGCGAGGCCCAGCAACATGGGCGCCTTCGACTGATGCCCCAGGTCATCGGAACCGACAGCAATGGGTTTCAACGGCGTTGTCATGACTGGGCGCCCCCTGATTCCACATAGTCACCGAAGCGGCCCGACCGCTCGATCTCTTCCCAACCGGCCTCGTAAACGAAAACCTTCTGATATTGGAAATCGTCGTGCAGGACATCGGCCACATTATGACTCGCCTCGCACGATCCGCCGCCGCAATACACGATGATCACGTCGTCGACCTGCGCGCCCGTGGCCATGAATCCCTGGATATTCGCGTAAATCGCGCTGGACGGCAGATGGAACGCGCCACGCAGGCGCCCTTCATCGAAATCGTGCTGTTCGCGGGCATCAACTATATAAGCGCCGCCCTTCTCAAGATACTCCAGAACGCACTCCATTCGAACTGTCATTGGCTTGTCACCCGGTCGCGGCGCGCAGGGATTTGCCGCCGGCTCGGCGGCTCTTGATGACGGTTCCGAATCAGTTCCGGAGGATTGCGAGCCCTGCTCCGAATTGCCATGAGCGGGAGGCGGCAGCGACGGCGAATCGGCGCGCGTGCTTCGTTCGCGAAGCCACGGCAGCTTGTAATACGTCACGTTGGCCACGACACCGGCGGCGCCGCCGACCAGCACCACCATCAACGCCGTCAAAATCGCTGATCGCATCCGTCCTGGCTCCTGTCGTCGAAACGATTCCGCGCGCCCTGAACAGTCAGTTCGACTTGACCGCGCCGCCGATCTGACCCGAGTCGGCCGAAGTCGGCATTCCCGGCGGCAACGGACGATTCATCTCGCGCGTGATGACATCGACAATCAGCTCCGGTATTTCCGGGTTCGAAGTCTTCACGGAGACGGTATCGCCGTTCGGCGCGCTCTGATAGTCCACCGGCACATCCAGGACCAGCTTCCACGCCATGCCCGGAGTCGTCTCTTCCAGCCGCACACCCAGCTTCGGGTTGCTCGATTTCAGCCCGCTCAGCTTCACCGGCACCACCGTGTTGTTCCGAACGAACAAGGCCCGGGTCATCGCCGTCGCGCGCGTCGCGGGCAGCGTCACCTGCGACGGCATGACATCAACCGGCGAATTCAGGTACACCGCCGCGGGCACACGAATCGTGGCCATATCCGGAAAATTTGTGTTTACGTCGATGTTCGCGCCGTTTGAACCGGTCCGTAGCGCGCCACCCATCGTCACGACGACTTCGAATTTCCGGCCCGGCTCCAATTCCTTCATTTCAGCCTTGAAGTTCGGATTCGAGCTGGTCAGATCCTTCAGCTCCAGTGGATCCTCAATCTGATTCGTGATCGTGAATGATCCAGTCAGTGTCTTGCCTGCGACATCCGTCAGTTTCAGCGATCCGAATTCGACCTTCGTCGGCTCGATGACGATCAGCGGATTCACCGTGCCGTTGAGCGTCAGGACAATCAGTCCATCCACGCCCGGCGCATTGGTATGGACCGCAACCGTCTTGGTCACCGATCCGCTGAACCGCGCCGTCGACATCTTCACCGGAATTCGCCCGGTGGCTCCGGGAGCGAGGATCTTGTCGAATTCGCCGGATGTTGTACACCCGCACCCCGGCCGAACCGCCAGTATCTCGAGAGGACCCGTGCCCGTGTTCTTGAACTTGAATTCGTGCTCAATCACCGTGCCGGCGCGAACCGTTCCATAGGAATACGCGGCATCCTCAAACTGAGGCTTCGGGGTTTCGCCCGGCTTCAGAACCACCGTCGGCTTCGGGATCAGATCGTTCTGAACCTTTCGCGCCGTGGTCGGTATGGTCAGGTCCGGTGGCGGAGACGAGGCCGGCTTCGTCGTCGCGCCGGCGTTCGAATCGGCGGCGGGCTGATCGTCTCCATGAGCCGGCGCCGAAACGCCGGAACCCAGCGCAACGAGCGCGAAGACGACGATGAACTCCTTCGATCGATTGAATCGCATAATAGCTCCCGTCAGGTTGCGACCGAAACGACCACCGCAACGAGCCCGTGGCGAGCCCCCGAAACGCCCCTTTGATGAGGGCCGACGCACCAAGTATAACAACCCTGCTCTGCTCAACCTGTAACGCAGTTGTAACGAAAATAAGAGACTTAACCGGCTCTGCTACCGCGACTTACACGCGTTTTCGGATCAAACTCCCGCGACCGCCGAGGCCACATGGATTTCCCGGCGGCACCCGGCGCGGCACCCCCGATCGCGAGGCATGAAAAAGTGAGACTGACGCTGCTGATTTTCGCCTTCACACTCGCCTTCCTCACGCCCCTGTTCATCTTCCAGGACACCTTTGATGTCGCCCTCTCCGGCGACGCGGCTGTCGCGCGGCTCAGCGAATATGGACATCTTGCGTGGGCCGTCGGGATGGGGTTGATCGTCGCGGATCTCGTACTTCCCATTCCGGCGACCGCCGTCATGGCGGCGCTGGGTTACCTCTACGGCACGGTCGCAGGCGGACTGCTCGGGGGAGCAGCATCTTTGGCTGCGGGATTGATTGCCTACGGAGCCACCCGATTAATCGGTCACAAAGCGGCGGTGTTTCTGGCCGGGCAGCGCGATCTGCAACGGACGGAGGCTTTCTTTCGGCAGCGCGGCGGATTGGCGGTCGCAATGACGCGGCCGATGCCGCTCTTGCCCGAGGTGATCGCCTGCCTCGCCGGGCTTTCACGCATGCCGTTTCGGCTTTTCTTCGTCTCGCTCTGCTGCGGAAGCTTTCCGACCGGGTTTGCATTTGCAGCGATCGGCTCGATGGGAGTGGAGAAGCCGAGCCTGGCAATCGCCGCTGGATGCGTCATTCCCGTGATACTCTGGTCTTTCGTCCATCGCGCCTTCAGGATGCCGCCGGCCACATCACCCTCACACGGTGATGCGCCGAATTAGTGCCACCATTCTTGCACCCCTGGGAGGCCGCGGTCATTCCAGTTGCCAGAGTCCCACATCCAGCCAGCGACCGAACTTGAAGCCAACACCCCTGAGCACCCCCACTTGTCGAAAACCATGCCGTGCATGCAGCACTTTGCTCGGCTCCTGATCGTCTGCGATCTGCGCCAGGACGGTGCGAAACCCCTTCTCGCCGGCAACCCGGATCAGCTCGGCCAGCAACCGGCTGCCAATGCCGCATCGATGGCAGTCGTGCCTGATATACACCGAGTCTTCCGCCGTGTATCGATAAGCGCACCGTGAATTCCATTGCGACAGTGTCCCCCAGCCAACAACATCGGTCCCCCGCACCGCCACGATGGCCGCAAATGGATCGCTATGCGACTCGTACCACGCCTGCCAGTACATCGCGTCCGGAGGCTCCGTGGCGAAAGTGCACGTCGATTGCAGTACAAAGCGATTGTAAATCGTCGCAATGCTCGCCAGGTCCTCCGGAACGGCTTCACGCAGCACGACCGAGGCTGATTCAGTATCCATCATGGCGCCTCCCGCGATGTCCAGCTCCAACGCATGCCCGACTTGAACAAATCGCACGCTGTCGCAGTACACTGACTATACTAACCGTCGATCCAGCCCACCCGGAGCGAAAAGAAATGAAAGTCGTCTCACTGAATGTCGGTAAACCGGAATCACTGACCTTCGAGGGAAAGCGGTTCATCAGTTCAATTAATCGCAAACCCGCGACGCGCGCCGTCATGCTCGAACCTCTTGGTTTCGACGGCGACCGCCCCGGCGACGAGCGCGTCCACGGCGGCCCCGACAAGGCCGTCTGCTGCTATTCGCACGAGCATTACCCCTACTTCAGCCGGAAACTCGGCACGGCGCTCGATGTGCCCGCATTCGGCGAGAACCTGACCACCGAAGGAATGCTCGAATCCGAAGTCTGCCTCGGCGATGTCTATCAGATCGGCCGCGCCGCCGTGCAGGTGTCGCAGCCGCGACAACCATGTGGCACCCTCGCTGCTCGCAATCGCAGTAAGCAGTTGCCAAAATGGATCAACGAGATGGCGTGGGGCGGATTCTACTTTCGCGTGCTGGAATCCGGCATGGTCTCGCCGGGAGACGAAATCACCCGCCTGCGTCGTATTCACCCGGGCATCACGATCGAGTTGCTCTGCCGCACCCTCCATGACAAGCAGGCGCCGCGCGAACGTCTTGTCGAGTTGGTCGCGCTGCCGGCGCTGTCGCATTCGTGGCGTGATAAGTTCGAACGCCGGATCCGCGTCATCGATGGGCTTGAATCAGACCCGCAGTGATCGCATTCGCGCCGGCCCGATCGGCATCGCCACGCGCGCCGCGAGTGAGCCAACCGGTGTTTCGAAGCGTGCAGGCGGCATAGGGCATCACCCACGAAAAGCAAATCGTCGAAAAAACCGGGTAGATCAGCAGCCAGACCCAGTCTTCGTCGCGCTCGTTAATGAAGTAGACCGTGGCCATGACCGACGAGTAAACGACCATCGCCGCCAGATAACGCAGAATGAAGCCGTTCGTGAAGAGTGCCAGACCAATGGCATGACCGACCAGGAAGGGCGTCAGAAGCATGCACACCAGCGCCAAGGTTGAATTGAATCGAAACGCGGCCAGTGATCCGTCCCGAAATCGAGTGAAGAGGAATCGCCAGAGCACGATTGTCTCGCGAATATTGCTTCGTGCCCATCGAAGGAACATCTTCGCCATGCCGACGTAAGACTCCGGTGCCCGGCTCAGAACCACGGCGCTCTGCTGGTATGCACAGACCCCGCCCTCCCGCAGTAGCAGATTCGTGATGGCACGATCCTCGCCGGTCGCGCAGGCCACACCCAGAAATCGCTGATCGCCCCATTCCTCCAGAATGGGACGCGCCGCCGACGCCCGATAGACACTCAGCGCACCCGGCGCACAGAACACGCCGCGAAATCCGTCCTGATAGGCGCGAACGAACTTGAACGAGAGGCTGTAGTAGCATTTCATGAAGCGCGTGTACAGATTCCGGCCGCCATTGAGCGCTTCCACACACCCTGAAACGCAGGAAACCCGCTCATCGCGAACCAGAGGCGCAGCCGCCAACCGCAGCGCTTCCGCGTCCAGCAGGCTGTCCGAATCGGTCGTCGCCCATAGCGCGCCGCGGGCACGACGAAACCCGAGCAGCAACGCCGCTCGTTTGCCGCGATTCGAGCCGTGACGCAGCGTTGTCAGCGAAACACGCTCCCCCACTTCGCGAACCGCCGCCTGAATATGACGCCATGTGTCATCCGTGCTTCCGTCATCCACCACGATGATCTCGAATCGCTCCGCCGGATACCGGCTGGCAGCGGCCGCAAGAATTGAATGGCGCACCAATTCGCCTTCGTTGTACGCCGGAATCACCAGCGTCAGCGACGGAAGTTCGGCGTCCGCGACGGCCGGTGTCGGACGATATCGCCGCCAGAGAATCAGCCGCCAGACGAGCGCACCCAATGCGACCGCTCCGTAAACCGCTAGAAACACACGAGTTGCGCTCGACGCATCGGAGACGGAGGGGAGCGAAAATTTCTCAAATCGAAACATTCTCGGCAGCGCGATTGGCAGCATCAAAATCGCCGAAAACACCACGAAAACGCGGATAATTGGCTCAAAACGGCGCCAGCGGGTGGAGGGGGGAGCGTCGGGAATTAAGTATGTAACTTCCGACGGGGAATTAGGTTGAGTGAAAATCGGCCTATTCAGTCCGGCGATCATCCTGCATTTTCTTTCGATCAAATGCACGTTTTTGGCCATCATCCGATCTTACGATTCGACGGGTCGGCTATCAACCGACGCGCAATTTCGGCCGATTCCGGAAAAATCCGCACGCTTCGGGCCGAACCTGGCTCCCGGGCGAGAGACCGCACGGACCGGTCAATCGGATGACCATCCGGCATCGCATCTTATTCAGACTCATGGATGGGCTTGACGTTAGTTTCGAATCGCTGAATGAGCGCGTCGAAGTCCTGTTGCATGTTCCAGCTTCTCGGCTCAAAGAAACCGCGCAATTTCCCGCCCTCGTCAAGCATGAGCACCGTCGGAAGCGTGCGTATGCCGTACTGTTCACATAAGCCGGAACGCCAGATGCGTTTTTCCTGAGCCGCCGGCTCTTTGACATTCAGGCGGTCCAGGGCCTTCGCCACTTCACTCGCATCTCGCGCGAGCGCGATTGTGAGTATGTTTGCGCCGGAGAAGCCGTCGCGATCCCGCAGACGCACGATCCGCTTGAGAAAGTCCTCCGCCGGACCATGTCGGGGGGACCAGAAGACCACGAAGGTCGGGCCCGGCTTTGCGGCGATGGCGTTCCAGTCCATCGGCCGGCCATCGAGGCCGATGAGTGCCGGTTGCCAGGTGAGCCCGACCGCCCGCCTGAGGCGCTGGCGTCCGGCCATTGTTTTCGTGATGGGATGTCTTGGATGGTATTTTTCGAGAAGGGCGATGTATTCGTCGACGGCATCGAACTGGCCGGCATTTCCAAGGTGCTCGATGATTTTTTCGCACAGGGGCACGGCATAGGGCGATTCGGAGTGAGCCAACACAAACTGCCGCATCAACTGAATGGCTTCGGCACCGTCCGACAAACCCCGCGCTTCGAGGGATCGAACACGATTAACCTCGATCCGGAGGCGCCAGTATTCGGCCTCGTCGCGCAATTCCGATGAGACGGGTCCGCCGGGCATTTCATCGATTTCAAGAAAAATCGCGTCGAGCGATTCGCCGCGCAGCGTTGCGGAGAAGTACATCGCCTCCCATCGCGTCAGTCGAAATCGATCCGAAGCGGGATGGGCGGGATTCACCTGTGTGAAACGCCCGATTCGCTTCGCGAGCCGATCCAGCCTGACGCTGTCGCCGAGAATGCGATCGACGTTGTATTCACCGGAAAGGTCAACAAGCTCCATCTGGCATTGAATTTCCGCATCGATCGCCTCCCTTTCGGCCTCGACGTCCGAATCGGCCATCGGCCGGGTTGTCGCCGCCGGCGGGGGCGGATTCGCAAGGGCGGAGAGCCCGCCGGCCCATGGCGCGAGGAGCAATGATGTCACTATTATGGCACTCATTCCGGATCCCGCGGTCAGGAAAAAGGACTCTCGGCTCGATTTGAGCGGCTGGCCCGCGCGGCGCCTCTCTGTCTGGGCTCGAGCCGAAACCGGATCGTCTGAACGGGCGCATCGGGGGCAACGGAGCAATCGGAAAAATCGGGCGGCAGCACGAACCGCACCTCACGGACAATTTCCTTATTCGGTCCGGGGTTATCGATATCGCCAGCAAGGACATCGACAAACGCTCGGATGCGGCGCGGGTCGAGTTGGCTGACTCGTTCGCGAGGCCCTGTGACGTCCAGATAGACTCGGAATCCGGATTGCTCGGCGACGATGACGTAGTCGCGTTGAAGCTCGTCGGGCACGGCCCAGTTGATCTGGATCGGCCCCTTGCTCTCGGTGGCGGTCAACGCCTCGATTCGGCCGGTGATCATCACCTCATTTGACGGCTGGAACTCGATTTTCAGACTCGGATCGAGTTTTTCGAGGATGTCGAACGAGAGCACTCCGGGCACTTCGAACGCGCCATCGGGCCGCGCGATGGATCGAATGTCCTGCCTGGGTACGGCGATCGCTATCGGGGAATTTCCGAGCATCTTCGCGACGAAGTTGGGCACCTGGGCGTTGACACTGTTGCGCAGAAATTCCGGCGAGATTTTCAATCCACCGTAGTCGGGCTTGACGCGGATATCGCGAATCGTGGTGTAGCCATCGACGATCGCCTCGACCGTGGAAGGCTCGACCGAGCGAATCGCCAGGCGTGATTCCCTGAGTTCGCTGATGCCGGGCAGCACATCCTCAACCACGGAGAACGAGCGCGGCGAAGTCGACGACGGCATCGTCCGATCAATGACCGCGGTGAAGACGGTTCCCGCATCCGTGAGGCGCCGAAAATCGCGAAGGCGGTTTCGACGGCCGTTGAGCTTGACCTTCAAGACCCTGGCATAGGGCGGTTCGGCAAAGCCGGCATATCGATCGCGGGAATCCGCGGCGAGCCGGACGGTCATTTCAAATTCCTCTTCAATGGCGACATTCTGATCGGCCGCCAACCAGATCAGCAGGGTGATGCCGATGACGGCGAGCGCCGTTCTTGTCCTTGACCACCAATCGCTGTTGTTTCTTGTCATGCCAGGACTGCCTTGAGTATGACGCGCCGACCGGGCCTCGGACGGGCCCGGCGCGGCGTGCCTGGCCCGGACCCGGGCCATCACTTCTGGGCTTGGCCGCCCAATCCCTCGCGCAGGGCTTGGCGAAGATTCTCGGGCATCAGGTTGCGGCGAATCTTCCCATCCTCGATCACGCTGATGATTCCTGTTTCCTCACTCACGACGACGACCAGTGCATCGGATTCCTCGGACAAACCGATCGCCGCGCGGTGACGTGAGCCCAGTTCGGGGCTGACCTCCTGGGAGTCCGTGAGCGGAAACTGGACACCGGCCGCGGCGACGCGGCCGCGCGAGATAATGACTCCCATGTCGTGCAAAGCCGATCCGGGCCAGAAAATCGTCATGATCAACTGGCTCGTGACCTCGGCGTCGAGCTTGATTGCGTCTTCGGAGAGCATGCCGAACTCGGACGCGCGTTCGAAGGCGATCAAGGCTCCGATCTTGTTTTTCGCGAGGTAGGTGACCGCCTCGACGACCTGTTCGATGATCCGGTCGATTTCCTCAGGCGATTCGACGAACCAGGTCTGGGCTCCAAGGCGCATCAAGGCCCGGCGCAGCTCCGGCTGAAACGCAACGAGCGCGATGAGGAACAGCGCGGTGATGAACGTCGGGAAAATGACCAGAATGCGAGCCAGATCGAGCAGGTTTGCCAACAGGTACATCAGGAGCGTGCCGCCGACGAGCAGGAGTGCGAAGCCCCGCAGCAGACGGGCGCCTCGCGTGCCCCGAAAGAAGCGCATGACGGCATAGACCGCAGAGCCGATGAGCAGAAGCTCGGTGAGATCGCTCCATTCGGCGCGACGAATGACATCGCTTAGTGTTTTTACGACCTGATCGAACATGCCTTGCCCACTGCCGCGCGCCGGGCCGAATCGATGATGCCGATGCCGCCGGAGTCCGCCGAGGTTTCAGCCACCTTCAGATGCCACCGCGCATTCAGCATACCCGCGCGGGCGCGGATCGACCATATCGATCAGGCTCGGGCGCTGAACTCGGCGCGCGGTTGTTGCAGGACGACGACTCATTGCTATGCTCAGGGACACTGACCGCGAATACGAAAAGCGTCGTGGCATTTTTGGGGTGAAGGAGGCGGGAAATGCAGCAATCGGTGTATGTCACGCGGATGATCCCTGAAAGCGGGATTGTTTCGCTGATGAATGCCGGTTTCGCGGTTCAGATGAATCCGGGCAGCGACCCTCTTCGCCCCGAGGAACTGCTCGCGGAGGCGGGCAAGCACGACGCATTCGTGAGTCAACTGGCCGACCGAATCGATCGCTCCTTCCTTCAGGCGGCGGCCCCTCGATGCCGGATTGTTGCGACGTGCGCGGTGGGCACTGACAACATTGAGATCGAGGCGGCCCGGGAGTTTGGAATCGCCATCACGAATACACCTGACGTGCTGACCGAGGCGACGGCGGATCTGGCGTTCGCGCTGCTACTGTCCGCGGCACGCCGGCTTGGCGAGGCTGAGCGGGTAGTGCGCTCGGGTGGCTGGCGCGGCTGGCGGATGCTCGATTTTCTCGGTTCGGATGTGCACGGACGAACGCTGGGGATCGTCGGGGCCGGTCGTATCGGCTCGGCCGTCG
It encodes the following:
- the cdaA gene encoding diadenylate cyclase CdaA encodes the protein MFDQVVKTLSDVIRRAEWSDLTELLLIGSAVYAVMRFFRGTRGARLLRGFALLLVGGTLLMYLLANLLDLARILVIFPTFITALFLIALVAFQPELRRALMRLGAQTWFVESPEEIDRIIEQVVEAVTYLAKNKIGALIAFERASEFGMLSEDAIKLDAEVTSQLIMTIFWPGSALHDMGVIISRGRVAAAGVQFPLTDSQEVSPELGSRHRAAIGLSEESDALVVVVSEETGIISVIEDGKIRRNLMPENLRQALREGLGGQAQK
- a CDS encoding MOSC domain-containing protein → MKVVSLNVGKPESLTFEGKRFISSINRKPATRAVMLEPLGFDGDRPGDERVHGGPDKAVCCYSHEHYPYFSRKLGTALDVPAFGENLTTEGMLESEVCLGDVYQIGRAAVQVSQPRQPCGTLAARNRSKQLPKWINEMAWGGFYFRVLESGMVSPGDEITRLRRIHPGITIELLCRTLHDKQAPRERLVELVALPALSHSWRDKFERRIRVIDGLESDPQ
- a CDS encoding DUF1573 domain-containing protein, coding for MRFNRSKEFIVVFALVALGSGVSAPAHGDDQPAADSNAGATTKPASSPPPDLTIPTTARKVQNDLIPKPTVVLKPGETPKPQFEDAAYSYGTVRAGTVIEHEFKFKNTGTGPLEILAVRPGCGCTTSGEFDKILAPGATGRIPVKMSTARFSGSVTKTVAVHTNAPGVDGLIVLTLNGTVNPLIVIEPTKVEFGSLKLTDVAGKTLTGSFTITNQIEDPLELKDLTSSNPNFKAEMKELEPGRKFEVVVTMGGALRTGSNGANIDVNTNFPDMATIRVPAAVYLNSPVDVMPSQVTLPATRATAMTRALFVRNNTVVPVKLSGLKSSNPKLGVRLEETTPGMAWKLVLDVPVDYQSAPNGDTVSVKTSNPEIPELIVDVITREMNRPLPPGMPTSADSGQIGGAVKSN
- a CDS encoding D-glycerate dehydrogenase, producing the protein MQQSVYVTRMIPESGIVSLMNAGFAVQMNPGSDPLRPEELLAEAGKHDAFVSQLADRIDRSFLQAAAPRCRIVATCAVGTDNIEIEAAREFGIAITNTPDVLTEATADLAFALLLSAARRLGEAERVVRSGGWRGWRMLDFLGSDVHGRTLGIVGAGRIGSAVAKRATGFEMSLLYYNRHPNPKMDELGARRVSLIELMEQSDFISIHTPLTPETHRLIDGRALARVKRGAILINTARGSVVDQAEMIRALRDGRLAAAGLDVYEREPVVAPELRAMENVVLLPHIGSATVSTRSRMAEMAAHNVIAVLSGRPPINPVG
- a CDS encoding N-acetyltransferase, encoding MMDTESASVVLREAVPEDLASIATIYNRFVLQSTCTFATEPPDAMYWQAWYESHSDPFAAIVAVRGTDVVGWGTLSQWNSRCAYRYTAEDSVYIRHDCHRCGIGSRLLAELIRVAGEKGFRTVLAQIADDQEPSKVLHARHGFRQVGVLRGVGFKFGRWLDVGLWQLE
- a CDS encoding VTT domain-containing protein — encoded protein: MRLTLLIFAFTLAFLTPLFIFQDTFDVALSGDAAVARLSEYGHLAWAVGMGLIVADLVLPIPATAVMAALGYLYGTVAGGLLGGAASLAAGLIAYGATRLIGHKAAVFLAGQRDLQRTEAFFRQRGGLAVAMTRPMPLLPEVIACLAGLSRMPFRLFFVSLCCGSFPTGFAFAAIGSMGVEKPSLAIAAGCVIPVILWSFVHRAFRMPPATSPSHGDAPN
- a CDS encoding glycosyltransferase; its protein translation is MGALVWRLILWRRYRPTPAVADAELPSLTLVIPAYNEGELVRHSILAAAASRYPAERFEIIVVDDGSTDDTWRHIQAAVREVGERVSLTTLRHGSNRGKRAALLLGFRRARGALWATTDSDSLLDAEALRLAAAPLVRDERVSCVSGCVEALNGGRNLYTRFMKCYYSLSFKFVRAYQDGFRGVFCAPGALSVYRASAARPILEEWGDQRFLGVACATGEDRAITNLLLREGGVCAYQQSAVVLSRAPESYVGMAKMFLRWARSNIRETIVLWRFLFTRFRDGSLAAFRFNSTLALVCMLLTPFLVGHAIGLALFTNGFILRYLAAMVVYSSVMATVYFINERDEDWVWLLIYPVFSTICFSWVMPYAACTLRNTGWLTRGARGDADRAGANAITAGLIQAHR
- a CDS encoding rhodanese-like domain-containing protein yields the protein MRSAILTALMVVLVGGAAGVVANVTYYKLPWLRERSTRADSPSLPPPAHGNSEQGSQSSGTDSEPSSRAAEPAANPCAPRPGDKPMTVRMECVLEYLEKGGAYIVDAREQHDFDEGRLRGAFHLPSSAIYANIQGFMATGAQVDDVIIVYCGGGSCEASHNVADVLHDDFQYQKVFVYEAGWEEIERSGRFGDYVESGGAQS